A genomic segment from Rubrobacter tropicus encodes:
- a CDS encoding MBL fold metallo-hydrolase produces the protein MSDQVSLEPVDAANVTVLVDNFIDALLPGGEVAQRPQVAYDMWEREREQLVAEHGLSLLLTVERDGRSASLVYDAGLGRESAVHNMDVLQVRLPDLRAIVMSHGHSDHHGGLEGMIRRVGARGMPLVIHPEAWRDRKVVFPTGTELHLPPPSRRDLDREGVEVTEERQPSLLIDGTVLVTGQIERVTDFEKGFPLNYARSNGGWEPDPWIWDDQAVVVNLKGKGLVVLSGCSHSGAINVLRQAQRLTGEDRVHAFVGGMHLTGGIFERLIPRTLDELVAIAPKWLVPGHCTGWKATHEIARRQPEAYVQTSVGTRLQFT, from the coding sequence ATGAGCGACCAGGTTTCACTAGAACCAGTTGACGCGGCCAACGTAACTGTCCTGGTGGACAACTTCATCGACGCCCTCCTGCCCGGCGGCGAGGTGGCGCAACGGCCGCAGGTGGCGTACGACATGTGGGAGCGTGAGCGAGAGCAGTTGGTCGCCGAGCACGGCCTCTCGCTGTTGCTGACCGTCGAGCGAGACGGCCGCAGCGCATCGCTCGTTTACGACGCGGGGCTTGGCCGCGAATCCGCGGTCCACAACATGGACGTACTCCAGGTTCGGTTGCCGGATCTGAGGGCGATCGTGATGTCCCACGGGCACAGCGACCACCACGGCGGGCTGGAGGGCATGATCCGGCGCGTCGGTGCCCGGGGGATGCCGCTCGTTATCCATCCCGAAGCCTGGCGAGACCGCAAGGTCGTCTTCCCGACCGGCACCGAGCTGCACCTCCCGCCACCGAGCCGGCGGGACCTCGACCGGGAAGGGGTCGAGGTAACCGAGGAGCGCCAGCCGAGCCTCTTGATCGACGGCACGGTGCTCGTGACCGGACAAATCGAGCGTGTTACCGATTTCGAGAAGGGCTTCCCGCTCAATTACGCACGCTCCAACGGCGGCTGGGAGCCCGACCCCTGGATCTGGGACGACCAGGCGGTGGTCGTGAACCTCAAGGGAAAGGGCCTCGTGGTGCTTTCGGGCTGCAGCCACTCCGGGGCGATCAACGTGCTGCGCCAGGCCCAGCGGCTTACCGGCGAGGACCGCGTGCACGCTTTTGTGGGCGGCATGCACCTTACCGGGGGGATCTTCGAGCGCCTGATCCCCCGCACGTTGGATGAACTGGTTGCGATAGCCCCCAAATGGCTGGTGCCGGGGCACTGCACGGGCTGGAAGGCGACCCACGAGATCGCGCGCCGACAACCGGAGGCGTACGTGCAGACGAGCGTCGGCACCCGGCTGCAATTTACGTGA